In [Leptolyngbya] sp. PCC 7376, a genomic segment contains:
- the rpsT gene encoding 30S ribosomal protein S20: protein MANIKSALKRIQVAERNRLRNKSYKSAVKTLTKKAFQAIEACATEPSDTAKAEAQQCISETYSKIDKAVKRGVYHRNTGARKKARLAKEFKQAATA from the coding sequence GTGGCTAATATTAAGTCTGCTCTTAAACGAATTCAGGTTGCCGAGCGCAATCGTCTCCGCAATAAGTCCTACAAATCTGCTGTTAAAACATTAACAAAGAAAGCTTTTCAGGCTATCGAAGCTTGTGCTACTGAACCTTCAGATACAGCAAAAGCTGAGGCTCAACAATGTATCTCCGAAACTTACAGCAAAATTGATAAAGCTGTAAAAAGAGGTGTTTACCACCGCAACACTGGTGCTCGTAAGAAAGCTCGTTTAGCGAAAGAGTTTAAGCAAGCTGCAACCGCATAA